One part of the Acidimicrobiia bacterium genome encodes these proteins:
- a CDS encoding phytanoyl-CoA dioxygenase family protein, which yields MTTSTIDVDAHVARIAREGYTIVEHAIEPDLVDELSEDLVRLERVYDVTPSANSFEGAKTVRIYNLLAFGECYERIPVHPNVLPIVEGVLDRGCLVSSLSSIAICPGEVAQPIHADDQLIPLAKPHAPTVCNTMWALTDFTEANGATRVIPGSHLADHSPDYGRPYESVAAEMPRGSVLVWHGSLWHGGGANSTDDRRVGIAMNYCAGWIRQQENQQLGIPREIAARFSPRLRELCGYGVYNGLIGHIDKHSPAEMLDAIAARGDGRRDATSPMVWDHLT from the coding sequence GTGACCACCAGCACGATCGACGTCGACGCGCACGTCGCGCGCATCGCACGTGAGGGCTACACGATCGTCGAGCACGCGATCGAGCCCGACCTCGTCGACGAGCTGTCCGAGGACCTGGTGCGGCTCGAGCGCGTCTACGACGTCACGCCGTCCGCGAACAGCTTCGAGGGCGCGAAGACCGTCCGCATCTACAACCTCCTCGCGTTCGGCGAGTGCTACGAACGCATCCCGGTGCACCCGAACGTGCTGCCGATCGTCGAGGGGGTGCTCGACCGCGGCTGCCTGGTGTCGTCGCTGTCGTCGATCGCGATCTGCCCCGGCGAGGTCGCGCAGCCGATCCACGCCGACGACCAGCTCATCCCGCTGGCCAAGCCGCACGCGCCGACGGTGTGCAACACGATGTGGGCGCTCACGGACTTCACCGAGGCGAACGGCGCGACGCGCGTGATCCCGGGCTCGCACCTCGCGGACCACTCACCCGACTACGGCCGGCCGTACGAGAGCGTCGCGGCCGAGATGCCGCGCGGCAGCGTCCTCGTGTGGCACGGCAGCCTCTGGCACGGCGGCGGCGCGAACAGCACCGACGATCGTCGGGTCGGCATCGCGATGAACTACTGCGCGGGCTGGATCCGCCAGCAGGAGAACCAACAGCTCGGCATCCCCCGGGAGATCGCGGCGCGCTTCTCACCCCGCCTGCGCGAGCTGTGCGGGTACGGCGTCTACAACGGGCTGATCGGGCACATCGACAAGCACAGCCCCGCCGAGATGCTCGACGCGATCGCGGCGAGGGGCGACGGCCGCCGCGACGCGACGAGCCCGATGGTGTGGGACCACCTCACGTGA
- a CDS encoding class I SAM-dependent methyltransferase produces MTLTTADPIALPGVDHGARRLAVLGRVKLPTTMALLEGLGLRAGMRCLDVGCGSGAITLAMASVVGPTGQVVGFDHNKAVLRWAVDAAHREHVTQATFCTADVSDLDADGCYDLVFARFLLSRVPNPDDALDRMVRALRPGGIVVVEDEEFAGQFCHPRSAAFDRFAELYAAALRRRGGDPEIGPELPGRLDAHGLESVGVNVVQPTFRQGEGKRLPALTMAHLGPELEAHHIADLDEVDHLTAQLEELALDDTSIVGLPRVYQCWGRRPA; encoded by the coding sequence GTGACGCTCACCACAGCCGACCCGATCGCCCTCCCCGGCGTCGACCACGGCGCCCGACGCCTCGCGGTGCTCGGCCGGGTGAAGCTGCCCACCACGATGGCGCTGCTCGAGGGACTCGGGCTGCGGGCCGGGATGCGGTGCCTCGACGTCGGGTGCGGGTCGGGCGCGATCACGCTCGCGATGGCGTCGGTCGTCGGGCCGACGGGTCAGGTCGTCGGCTTCGACCACAACAAGGCGGTGCTGCGCTGGGCCGTCGACGCCGCGCACCGCGAGCACGTCACGCAGGCCACGTTCTGCACGGCGGACGTCTCCGATCTCGACGCCGACGGGTGCTACGACCTCGTGTTCGCGCGGTTCCTGCTCAGCCGAGTCCCGAACCCCGACGACGCGCTCGACCGGATGGTGCGCGCGCTCCGCCCGGGCGGGATCGTCGTCGTCGAGGACGAGGAGTTCGCGGGCCAGTTCTGCCACCCGCGCTCGGCGGCGTTCGACCGGTTCGCCGAGCTGTACGCCGCGGCGCTGCGCCGGCGAGGAGGAGACCCGGAGATCGGTCCGGAGCTGCCGGGCCGTCTCGACGCCCACGGGCTCGAGAGCGTCGGCGTCAACGTCGTGCAACCGACGTTCCGGCAGGGCGAGGGCAAGCGTCTGCCCGCGCTCACGATGGCGCACCTCGGTCCCGAGCTCGAGGCCCACCACATCGCGGACCTGGACGAGGTCGACCACCTGACCGCGCAGCTCGAGGAGCTCGCCCTCGACGACACGTCGATCGTCGGCCTCCCCCGCGTCTACCAGTGCTGGGGCCGCCGCCCCGCCTGA
- a CDS encoding gamma carbonic anhydrase family protein, which yields MALYALGDVRPVIAPDAFVHPDATVIGAVTIGSQTSVWPQAVLRGDVGRITVGARTSIQDGAIVHATAELSTWIGDDCVVGHLAHLEGCTVESGALIGSGSIVLHEAVVRSGALVGAGALVPNRMEVPARAMALGVPAKLREGAVDPESMILENAKGYVRNGERYRSELRRLD from the coding sequence ATGGCCCTCTACGCGCTCGGCGACGTCAGGCCCGTCATCGCTCCCGACGCGTTCGTCCATCCCGACGCGACCGTCATCGGCGCGGTCACGATCGGGTCGCAGACGAGCGTGTGGCCGCAGGCCGTGCTGCGCGGTGACGTCGGTCGCATCACCGTTGGCGCGCGCACGTCCATCCAGGACGGCGCGATCGTGCACGCGACCGCGGAGCTGTCGACGTGGATCGGCGACGACTGCGTCGTCGGGCATCTCGCGCATCTCGAGGGCTGCACCGTCGAGTCGGGTGCGCTGATCGGGTCGGGCTCGATCGTGCTGCACGAGGCGGTCGTGCGCAGCGGCGCGCTCGTCGGTGCGGGCGCGCTGGTCCCGAACCGCATGGAGGTCCCCGCCCGCGCGATGGCGCTCGGCGTGCCCGCCAAGCTCCGCGAAGGCGCCGTGGATCCCGAGTCGATGATCCTCGAGAACGCGAAGGGCTACGTCCGCAACGGCGAGCGCTACCGCTCGGAGCTCCGCCGGCTCGACTGA
- a CDS encoding cation diffusion facilitator family transporter codes for MHEGSRRAVVAALLANLGIAAVKLAVFLVTGAASMLAEAIHSFADTGNQGLLFLGGNRARRAPTPEHPFGFGSERYFWAFVVAVMLFTLGALFALLEGAERMVHPQSVSSPGWALGTLVAAMVLESLSFRTGTQEARKLKRPGWTWFDFIHRSTNPEITVVLLEDSAALVGLVFAFAGIVLAWITGNDRFDAGGSIAIGLLLGVVAVVLASEMQSLLIGESAGPAREQRIRDAMADGPEVRRVIHLRTLVLGPEELLVAAKLDIVAPSIAELAAAIDTIEARVRRAVPTARVIYIEPDLYRDATPSEDGGIRDDQSSRRSSER; via the coding sequence GTGCACGAGGGCAGTCGCCGCGCGGTCGTCGCCGCGTTGCTCGCGAACCTCGGCATCGCGGCCGTGAAGCTCGCCGTCTTCCTGGTGACGGGTGCGGCCTCGATGCTCGCCGAGGCGATCCACTCCTTCGCGGACACCGGGAACCAGGGCCTCCTGTTCCTCGGCGGCAACCGCGCGCGACGCGCGCCGACGCCCGAGCACCCGTTCGGCTTCGGCAGCGAGCGCTACTTCTGGGCGTTCGTCGTCGCGGTGATGCTGTTCACGCTCGGTGCGCTGTTCGCGTTGCTCGAGGGTGCCGAGCGGATGGTGCACCCGCAGTCGGTGTCGTCGCCGGGGTGGGCGCTCGGGACGCTCGTCGCCGCGATGGTCCTCGAGAGCCTGTCGTTCCGCACCGGCACGCAGGAGGCGCGCAAGCTCAAGCGACCCGGGTGGACGTGGTTCGACTTCATCCACCGCTCGACGAACCCCGAGATCACCGTGGTGCTCCTCGAGGACTCGGCCGCGCTCGTCGGGCTCGTGTTCGCGTTCGCCGGCATCGTGCTCGCGTGGATCACGGGGAACGACCGGTTCGACGCGGGCGGGAGCATCGCGATCGGTCTGCTGCTCGGTGTCGTCGCGGTCGTCCTCGCGTCCGAGATGCAGAGCCTGCTGATCGGCGAGTCGGCGGGTCCCGCCCGCGAGCAACGGATCCGCGACGCGATGGCCGACGGGCCCGAGGTGCGCCGGGTCATCCACCTCCGTACGCTCGTCCTCGGCCCGGAGGAGCTGCTCGTCGCGGCGAAGCTCGACATCGTCGCGCCCTCGATCGCCGAGCTCGCCGCCGCCATCGACACGATCGAGGCGCGGGTCCGTCGCGCGGTGCCGACGGCGCGGGTGATCTACATCGAGCCCGACCTGTACCGCGACGCGACGCCCTCCGAGGACGGCGGGATCCGTGACGATCAGTCGAGCCGGCGGAGCTCCGAGCGGTAG
- a CDS encoding GDSL-type esterase/lipase family protein has product MRGRALIPTLALLTATVVLLGACTAGKPRTLPRARNGPAFTYVAIGGADTLADGTDDPLRQAWPQVLFRTALPRNATLVNLASSPASVQDVLDRQVPQALTLHPTLVTVLITDDAFRGTPTATFETRLRDALVQLRQGGRARVLVANIPPLDARPGYLACLPGAAAASDCTLDRPVPDVATLDARVDALDAAVARAAAATGANVVDLHAAVLAERAAGRETAEYDPGAISPNAQGQRVIATAFADAYRRSNA; this is encoded by the coding sequence ATGCGCGGCCGTGCGCTGATCCCGACGCTCGCGCTGCTGACGGCGACGGTCGTGCTGCTGGGCGCCTGCACGGCCGGGAAGCCGCGCACGCTCCCGCGTGCGCGCAACGGTCCCGCGTTCACGTACGTCGCGATCGGCGGTGCAGACACGCTCGCGGACGGGACCGACGATCCACTGCGCCAGGCGTGGCCGCAGGTACTGTTCCGCACCGCGCTGCCGCGCAACGCGACGCTCGTCAACCTCGCGTCCTCGCCCGCATCCGTGCAGGACGTGCTCGACAGGCAGGTACCGCAGGCGCTCACGCTGCACCCGACGCTCGTGACCGTGTTGATCACCGACGACGCATTCCGCGGGACACCGACCGCGACGTTCGAGACCCGCTTGCGCGACGCGCTCGTGCAGCTGCGCCAGGGCGGCCGCGCACGCGTCCTCGTCGCCAACATCCCGCCCCTCGACGCGCGGCCGGGCTACCTCGCGTGCTTGCCCGGCGCGGCAGCCGCGTCCGACTGCACGCTCGACCGCCCCGTCCCCGACGTCGCGACGCTCGACGCACGCGTCGACGCGCTCGATGCCGCCGTCGCGCGCGCCGCCGCGGCAACGGGCGCGAACGTCGTCGACCTGCATGCCGCGGTGCTCGCCGAGCGCGCAGCAGGACGCGAGACGGCCGAGTACGACCCCGGCGCGATCTCGCCGAACGCGCAGGGCCAGCGCGTGATCGCCACCGCGTTCGCGGACGCGTACCGGCGCAGCAACGCATGA
- a CDS encoding ABC transporter permease: MSWRDACGVAARSIGRRLGRAVLTVLAVMLAAALLSALLIVAGAARTRVLSQLSKGGPLAGIQVAAAAPDPGQLDTDNPRPGPARDLDDDALHMIRNLPGVRSVIPLISTPVRVIVPDPPVTGHGTTTASAPEPFTETMTGFDMRHSGQLPITVLSGRLPAPGSLVEVAVTEQYLQRIHAQKTDAKRVVGTELELGAPRVFPNDDTVRGRWTRALIVGVVAQGNAAGDVIAPIEQVQAAQRWSASGVGLDDLPTSKYSGLFVVANGLDQVGPVRNAITQRAGYSTSAPENLIATVQRYLRVVEIVLSGIGLIALVIAALGITNALLAAVRERRREIGVLKAIGARDRDVRRIFLIEASLLGLAGGALGTLAGFLVSQLMAAIVNQYLTEQGLSAVHVGLPVLVFVVGVVGSALLALVAGTVPAQRAARLPARQAMGDL; the protein is encoded by the coding sequence GTGAGCTGGCGGGACGCGTGCGGTGTGGCCGCGCGCAGCATCGGGCGGCGGCTCGGTCGTGCCGTGCTGACCGTGCTCGCGGTGATGCTCGCGGCCGCGCTCCTCTCCGCGCTGCTCATCGTCGCGGGGGCGGCGCGCACGCGCGTCCTCAGCCAGCTCTCGAAGGGCGGACCGCTGGCGGGCATCCAGGTCGCGGCCGCGGCGCCCGACCCCGGGCAGCTCGACACGGACAACCCGCGTCCGGGCCCGGCACGCGACCTCGACGACGACGCGCTCCACATGATCCGCAACCTGCCGGGCGTCCGGTCCGTCATCCCGCTCATCAGCACGCCGGTGCGCGTGATCGTCCCCGATCCGCCCGTCACCGGTCACGGGACGACGACGGCGAGCGCGCCCGAGCCGTTCACCGAGACGATGACGGGCTTCGACATGCGCCACAGCGGGCAGCTGCCGATCACCGTGCTGTCCGGTCGCCTGCCGGCGCCGGGGTCGCTCGTCGAGGTCGCGGTCACCGAGCAGTACCTGCAGCGGATCCACGCGCAGAAGACCGACGCGAAGCGCGTGGTCGGCACCGAGCTCGAGCTCGGCGCACCGCGCGTGTTCCCGAACGACGACACGGTGCGCGGCCGGTGGACGCGCGCGCTCATCGTCGGCGTCGTCGCGCAGGGCAACGCGGCCGGTGACGTGATCGCACCGATCGAGCAGGTGCAGGCCGCGCAGCGGTGGAGCGCGTCGGGTGTCGGGTTGGACGACCTGCCGACGTCGAAGTACAGCGGGCTGTTCGTCGTGGCGAACGGTCTCGATCAGGTGGGCCCGGTGCGCAACGCGATCACGCAGCGCGCCGGCTACTCGACGAGCGCGCCGGAGAACCTGATCGCCACCGTGCAGCGCTACTTGCGCGTCGTCGAGATCGTGCTGAGCGGGATCGGGCTGATCGCGCTCGTGATCGCTGCACTCGGCATCACGAACGCGCTGCTGGCTGCGGTGCGCGAGCGCCGTCGTGAGATCGGCGTGCTCAAGGCGATCGGGGCGCGCGACCGCGACGTGCGGCGGATCTTTTTGATCGAGGCGTCGCTCCTGGGCCTCGCCGGGGGCGCGCTCGGGACGCTGGCCGGGTTCCTCGTGTCGCAGCTGATGGCCGCGATCGTGAACCAGTACCTGACCGAGCAGGGGCTGTCCGCGGTGCACGTCGGACTGCCGGTCCTCGTGTTCGTCGTCGGCGTCGTCGGGTCGGCGCTGCTCGCGCTCGTCGCCGGGACGGTGCCCGCCCAGCGCGCGGCGCGGCTCCCGGCGCGCCAGGCGATGGGAGACCTCTGA
- a CDS encoding ABC transporter ATP-binding protein has translation MRVLTQGTGLGIDVEGLTHTYGSGPDALVVLDHLDVSIAPGEYVAVTGRSGAGKSTFLAILGGLERQQSGRVVVGDVDLGALDGDALASYRRDRVGFVFQHYGLLGSMTAAENVELAMTFAGVSRARRRARASELLDAVGVGARAGHRPSELSGGESQRVAMARALANEPRLVLADEPTGNLDDDSTVLVLDLLERLPSEHGCTLVVVTHNHLVAEHADRRLVLAGGRLVTPRGT, from the coding sequence ATGCGCGTCCTGACCCAGGGGACGGGCCTCGGCATCGACGTCGAGGGCCTCACGCACACGTACGGCAGCGGCCCCGACGCGCTCGTCGTGCTCGATCACCTCGACGTGTCGATCGCGCCCGGCGAGTACGTCGCGGTCACCGGGCGATCCGGCGCGGGCAAGAGCACGTTCCTCGCGATCCTCGGCGGGCTGGAGCGTCAGCAGTCGGGACGCGTCGTCGTCGGCGACGTCGACCTCGGCGCGCTCGACGGTGACGCGCTCGCGTCGTACCGGCGCGACCGGGTCGGCTTCGTGTTCCAGCACTACGGGCTCCTCGGCTCGATGACGGCCGCGGAGAACGTCGAGCTCGCGATGACGTTCGCGGGTGTGTCACGCGCCCGTCGTCGCGCGCGTGCGAGCGAGCTGCTCGACGCGGTCGGCGTCGGCGCGCGCGCCGGGCACCGGCCGAGCGAGCTGAGCGGCGGCGAGAGCCAGCGCGTCGCGATGGCACGCGCGCTCGCGAACGAGCCGCGACTCGTGCTCGCGGACGAGCCGACCGGCAACCTCGACGACGACAGCACCGTGCTCGTCCTCGACCTGCTCGAGCGACTGCCGTCCGAGCACGGCTGCACCCTGGTCGTCGTCACGCACAACCACCTCGTCGCCGAGCACGCCGACCGCCGGCTCGTGCTCGCGGGAGGCCGGCTCGTCACGCCGCGCGGGACGTGA
- a CDS encoding nuclear transport factor 2 family protein yields MSDVVDRYLRTLTDHDWDGLAACLADDFSRTGPYGDTYPSKAEYLAFISGLMPTLRGYGMDVARVTYAADGRSATAELSETVEVHGESTVTPEALVFDLTRDGLIARVRIYIQQVPRRA; encoded by the coding sequence GTGTCCGACGTCGTCGATCGCTACCTCCGGACGCTGACGGACCACGACTGGGACGGTCTGGCAGCGTGCCTCGCCGACGACTTCTCGCGGACGGGCCCCTACGGCGACACGTACCCGTCGAAGGCCGAGTATCTCGCGTTCATCTCGGGGCTGATGCCGACGCTGCGTGGCTACGGCATGGACGTCGCGCGCGTCACGTACGCGGCCGACGGGAGGTCCGCCACCGCGGAGCTCAGCGAGACCGTCGAGGTGCACGGCGAGTCGACCGTCACGCCGGAGGCGCTCGTGTTCGACCTCACCCGCGACGGCCTCATCGCGCGCGTCCGGATCTACATCCAGCAGGTT